The proteins below come from a single Gossypium raimondii isolate GPD5lz chromosome 2, ASM2569854v1, whole genome shotgun sequence genomic window:
- the LOC105787917 gene encoding uncharacterized protein LOC105787917, protein MGETRPVPRRESPWGMPEGEHRQPKAHRCNDRAEDVIQACFEGNPFKTVPGPFKLFWQCMRSKPGEEPTEPYTYLQLDPPKREVELE, encoded by the exons ATGGGTGAGACAAGGCCAGTGCCAAGGAGAGAGAGCCCATGGGGAATGCCAGAAGGGGAGCATCGGCAACCTAAGGCTCATCGTTGCAACGATCGAGCTGAAGATGTTATCCAa GCTTGTTTTGAGGGGAACCCATTTAAGACCGTTCCAGGACCTTTTAAGCTCTTTTGGCAGTGCATGCGTTCTAAACCTGG GGAGGAACCAACAGAGCCATACACCTATTTGCAGCTGGATCCCCCAAAGAGGGAGGTGGAGCTTGAATGA
- the LOC105789501 gene encoding cytochrome P450 89A9-like codes for MAANSTHHARVKHVEIDHHFVREKVLDGYTLTPHIQDKLFKEIKGVVSDGEVEIKDEDLRKMPYLRAITLESLRRHPPSHFLIPHTVTKDVVLGGFLVPKNSIVIFIVVEMGRNPNVWENPMEFKPERFLNNGDFDFSGTKEIKMMPFGVGKRMCPAYRLAMLHLKYSVANLVWHFNFKCFGEGVDLTEKHEFTAVMQNPLEVQIAPRLYVH; via the exons ATGGCAGCAAATTCAACTCATCACGCAAGAGTCAAGCATGTTGAGATCGACCATCACTTTGTTCGGGAAAAGGTCCTTGATG GTTATACTTTAACACCACATATTCAAGACAAGTTATTCAAGGAAATCAAAGGGGTTGTCTCAGACGGGGAAGTAGAGATTAAGGATGAAGATTTGAGGAAGATGCCATATCTTAGAGCCATTACCTTAGAAAGTTTAAGGCGTCATCCTCCTAGCCATTTTCTAATCCCACATACGGTAACGAAAGATGTTGTTTTGGGTGGGTTTTTAGTTCCAAAGAACagtattgtaatttttatagtgGTGGAAATGGGTCGAAATCCGAATGTATGGGAAAATCCAATGGAGTTCAAGCCTGAGAGATTCTTAAACAATggtgattttgattttagtggAACAAAAGAGATTAAGATGATGCCATTTGGGGTAGGGAAAAGGATGTGTCCGGCATATCGTTTGGCAATGCTTCACTTAAAGTATTCTGTGGCAAACTTAGTCTGGCATTTCAACTTTAAGTGTTTTGGAGAAGGTGTGGATTTGACTGAAAAACATGAATTCACAGCCGTAATGCAGAATCCTTTGGAGGTCCAAATCGCTCCTAGATTGTATGTCCACtga